Proteins co-encoded in one Leptospiraceae bacterium genomic window:
- a CDS encoding ribose-phosphate pyrophosphokinase, which yields MNNLAIFSGSSNQPLAESICSNLNIPVGKIILKKFSDGEISVKVDENVRGRDVFVIQSVSNPANDHLMELILILDALRRASARRITCVIPYYGYGRQDRKVEPRVPISARVVADLLQSMSPDRILTMDLHADQIQGFFHIPVDHLYYSPVLVEYIKSKKIDDLVIVSPDSGGAERARFLGKRVNASLAIIDKRRQRANESEVMNVIGDIENRHCIILDDMIDTAGTISKAGTALLEKGAKSVMCCATHGVLSGSAAEKLNEVNFSEIILSDTILIPDSKKIKNLTQLSAGKLFANAIDRIHREESISSLFI from the coding sequence ATGAACAATTTAGCCATTTTTTCAGGAAGTTCGAATCAACCACTAGCTGAATCTATTTGTAGCAATTTAAATATTCCCGTCGGAAAAATTATTCTCAAAAAATTTTCAGATGGGGAAATTTCTGTTAAAGTAGATGAAAATGTTCGCGGAAGAGATGTATTTGTAATTCAGTCAGTTAGTAATCCAGCTAATGACCATTTGATGGAACTTATTTTAATTTTAGATGCTCTTCGCCGAGCATCAGCGCGTCGGATAACTTGCGTTATTCCTTACTATGGTTACGGAAGACAGGATCGTAAAGTGGAACCACGTGTTCCAATATCTGCAAGAGTTGTTGCAGACTTACTCCAATCTATGAGTCCGGATCGAATCCTTACGATGGATTTACATGCAGACCAAATCCAAGGATTTTTTCATATTCCTGTGGATCATCTGTATTATTCCCCGGTTTTAGTAGAATATATTAAGAGTAAAAAGATAGACGACTTAGTTATTGTTTCCCCAGACTCAGGTGGTGCGGAAAGAGCGAGATTTTTAGGAAAACGAGTCAACGCTAGTTTAGCAATAATTGATAAACGTCGTCAAAGAGCAAATGAGTCGGAAGTAATGAACGTTATTGGCGATATCGAAAATAGACATTGTATTATTTTAGATGATATGATTGATACTGCTGGAACAATTTCGAAAGCTGGGACTGCATTATTAGAAAAAGGGGCAAAGTCTGTTATGTGCTGTGCAACCCATGGAGTATTATCAGGATCGGCTGCTGAAAAATTGAATGAAGTAAACTTTTCAGAAATAATTCTTTCTGATACTATTTTAATTCCTGATTCAAAGAAAATTAAAAATTTAACACAGCTTTCTGCAGGAAAACTTTTTGCAAATGCAATTGATAGAATTCATAGAGAAGAATCAATTAGTTCACTATTTATATAA
- a CDS encoding NTP transferase domain-containing protein, whose translation MSQTNQICAVVLAAGKGTRMKSELPKVATLLNGKPLISHVLDSLISSGIKDIYVVVGFKKEEVIKICKPYNNIKFIEQKEQLGTGHALLCCEDSLKDFNGHILVACGDVPLLSASSFQNLTTFHTNHNHSVTVLSAEMNPPKGYGRIIRNNLDQLLEIVEEKDATDEQRKVSEVNTGTYIFNSPDVFHNLKKVNTENAQGEYYLPDLVKISNAKNEKTGALKLLNHLESSGVNSPEDLQRLESYILEGKIAI comes from the coding sequence ATGAGCCAGACAAATCAAATTTGTGCCGTGGTCTTAGCTGCCGGCAAAGGTACCAGAATGAAATCTGAACTTCCGAAAGTGGCGACTCTTTTAAATGGTAAGCCTCTAATCTCTCATGTACTAGACAGCCTAATATCTTCCGGTATAAAAGACATTTATGTAGTTGTTGGCTTTAAAAAAGAAGAAGTAATAAAAATCTGTAAACCATATAATAATATAAAATTCATAGAACAAAAAGAACAATTGGGAACCGGTCACGCACTACTCTGCTGCGAAGATTCTCTTAAAGACTTCAATGGACATATTTTAGTCGCATGTGGGGACGTTCCCCTTTTGAGTGCTTCAAGTTTTCAAAATCTAACAACATTTCACACAAATCACAATCACAGCGTAACAGTATTATCCGCGGAAATGAACCCACCGAAAGGGTACGGAAGAATAATTAGAAATAATTTAGACCAACTTCTAGAAATTGTGGAAGAAAAAGATGCTACCGACGAACAAAGAAAAGTAAGTGAAGTAAATACTGGAACTTATATTTTCAACTCCCCCGATGTATTTCATAATTTAAAAAAAGTAAATACCGAAAATGCGCAAGGTGAATACTACCTGCCCGATTTGGTTAAGATTTCAAATGCTAAAAATGAGAAAACAGGTGCTTTAAAACTTTTAAATCACTTAGAAAGTTCAGGAGTAAATTCTCCCGAAGATTTACAAAGACTAGAGTCCTATATTCTAGAAGGGAAAATTGCAATATGA
- the ispE gene encoding 4-(cytidine 5'-diphospho)-2-C-methyl-D-erythritol kinase → MICPAKINLGLKVHFKRPDNYHEIESIFLKLNWGDEIDFSKNQSGEIRLISKNELLPAKQHLFEEVSERGDFTKNILHKTFLKAKEIIIDLPGVDVHLTKRIPPGGGLGGGSTNAASLLIHLFKTNPEHETSLREIAPLIGADIPFFLSKGHAHVSGIGEVLTGIEIASGLGILAIPPVSINTKDSYLSLKKPLQREWGQKSWSLLERDFLIALKSGDWSILREKFENDFEKYAFSVYPELSALKQDLYKQGSSFVSMTGTGSCLYGFVEDLAQGEKILKWMTQKYPNHYFLQFSF, encoded by the coding sequence ATGATTTGCCCCGCAAAAATAAATTTAGGTTTAAAAGTACATTTTAAGCGACCAGACAACTACCACGAAATAGAAAGTATATTTTTAAAATTAAATTGGGGAGATGAGATTGATTTTTCGAAAAACCAATCCGGAGAAATTCGACTGATTTCTAAAAATGAACTATTACCAGCGAAACAACACTTATTCGAAGAAGTTTCTGAAAGGGGAGATTTTACAAAAAATATTTTACATAAAACTTTTCTAAAAGCCAAAGAAATAATCATAGATCTACCAGGTGTTGACGTTCACTTAACAAAACGTATACCGCCCGGTGGTGGATTAGGTGGCGGTAGCACCAATGCTGCATCTTTACTAATTCATTTATTCAAAACAAATCCAGAACACGAAACATCATTAAGAGAGATTGCTCCCCTGATTGGAGCAGATATTCCCTTTTTTTTGTCCAAGGGACACGCACACGTTTCAGGTATTGGGGAGGTTTTAACTGGGATTGAAATTGCTTCTGGACTAGGTATTCTTGCTATTCCACCAGTCTCCATAAACACAAAAGATTCTTACTTGAGTCTTAAAAAACCTTTACAAAGAGAGTGGGGTCAAAAATCATGGAGTCTCTTGGAAAGAGATTTTTTAATCGCTTTAAAAAGTGGTGACTGGTCAATACTCCGAGAAAAATTTGAAAATGACTTTGAAAAGTATGCATTTAGCGTATATCCCGAACTTTCGGCGCTAAAGCAGGATTTATATAAACAAGGAAGTAGTTTCGTCTCAATGACTGGAACTGGTTCTTGTCTTTATGGATTTGTGGAGGATTTAGCACAAGGTGAGAAAATCCTTAAATGGATGACTCAAAAATATCCAAATCACTACTTTCTTCAATTCAGCTTCTAA
- a CDS encoding WYL domain-containing protein, protein MNPTKFRVSNKLNLIKIITENPGISLSKLQNYSGHKNTDLLKKDLGELFMIGSFPYTPADYIDIDFNENETLNINLPVSLDKTIGLTISEWLTIRKILEEEIQNTDTEESYQIQYKSILEKIKRIIPYSEAKQNDGIRAKIEDAIQKKKKLSFEYTGWKNENKETRIVDPWFIFTEKNEYLVAFCNDRKGRRNFRLDSISSPKILEDSITNPLLTSEQNKHILEFTQFLNQSEENSDFAELLLEKEIEYNFSKFTKSEKLGSQKIKDKSYIHIKTKIIEKNWFLDLIKGFGGKILILSPNSIRDEFLKDIEQIKIPSLSSVK, encoded by the coding sequence ATGAATCCAACTAAATTCAGAGTATCTAACAAATTAAATCTAATAAAAATAATTACTGAAAATCCTGGGATTTCGCTTTCAAAACTGCAAAATTACTCCGGACATAAAAACACAGACCTACTTAAAAAAGACTTAGGAGAACTTTTTATGATTGGGTCATTTCCTTATACACCTGCAGACTATATCGATATTGACTTTAATGAAAATGAAACTCTCAATATTAATCTTCCCGTAAGTTTGGACAAAACCATTGGACTTACGATCAGTGAATGGCTAACTATTCGAAAAATTTTAGAAGAAGAGATACAGAACACGGATACAGAAGAATCATATCAAATTCAGTATAAATCTATTCTAGAAAAGATAAAACGCATTATCCCCTATTCAGAAGCAAAACAAAATGATGGAATTCGTGCAAAGATAGAAGATGCAATTCAGAAAAAAAAGAAACTTTCTTTCGAATACACTGGTTGGAAAAATGAAAACAAAGAAACGAGGATAGTAGACCCATGGTTTATATTCACAGAAAAAAACGAATACCTTGTAGCCTTTTGTAATGACCGAAAAGGCAGAAGAAACTTTCGACTAGATTCAATATCATCCCCTAAAATTTTGGAAGACAGTATAACGAATCCACTTTTAACTTCAGAACAGAATAAACATATCCTTGAATTTACTCAATTTTTAAATCAATCAGAGGAAAATTCTGATTTTGCGGAACTGTTATTAGAAAAAGAAATTGAATATAATTTTTCAAAATTCACTAAGTCTGAAAAACTTGGTTCCCAGAAAATAAAAGACAAATCCTATATCCATATAAAAACAAAAATCATAGAAAAAAATTGGTTTTTAGATTTAATAAAAGGTTTTGGTGGAAAAATTTTAATTCTTTCTCCCAATTCTATTCGAGATGAATTTTTAAAGGACATAGAACAAATTAAGATTCCAAGTCTATCTAGTGTAAAATAA
- a CDS encoding YceI family protein: protein MNKILILTLALGLTYCEKAPNAPKAETSNAMETTKVEGTSTGLDLSKSTVKWIGTKLKGKHNGTVKLSSGNIIVKDNKIVGGSFSLDMATIDNEDMKDDPKMKAKLEGHLKSEDFFNVEKFPKATFEITSISESADGAVSVTGNLTIKDITKSVTFPAKVAYSADKKPVSANANFNINRQLWGITYPGQPDNLIKDEINFDLNLTAM, encoded by the coding sequence ATGAATAAAATTTTAATACTTACCCTCGCTCTTGGATTAACCTACTGCGAAAAGGCACCAAATGCACCGAAAGCAGAAACATCGAATGCAATGGAAACAACTAAAGTAGAAGGAACTAGTACTGGATTAGACCTAAGCAAATCTACCGTAAAGTGGATTGGAACGAAACTGAAAGGCAAACACAATGGAACTGTAAAACTCAGTTCTGGAAATATTATAGTGAAAGATAATAAAATCGTGGGTGGAAGTTTTTCTTTGGATATGGCAACTATTGACAATGAAGACATGAAAGACGATCCTAAAATGAAAGCAAAATTAGAAGGTCACTTAAAAAGTGAAGATTTCTTTAATGTAGAAAAATTCCCAAAAGCTACATTTGAAATAACTTCCATTTCTGAATCTGCGGACGGAGCAGTGTCTGTTACCGGAAACCTTACAATCAAAGACATTACCAAAAGTGTAACATTTCCAGCAAAAGTTGCTTATAGTGCCGACAAAAAACCAGTATCCGCTAATGCTAATTTTAACATCAACCGTCAACTCTGGGGAATTACATACCCAGGACAACCTGACAATCTTATCAAAGATGAAATCAATTTTGATCTCAACTTAACAGCAATGTAA
- a CDS encoding ABC transporter ATP-binding protein, translating into MIAIELKNVTKTFKDLTAVNDLSVKINRGEYVALLGPNGAGKTTLVEMIEGIQIPDKGEIQILGKVWKNSEQELKNKLGFSLQETHFIPKLTVEETVKLFSSFYTKTDRASEILDITGLGQKRETYVENLSGGQRQKLALSIALIHDPEILILDEPTTGLDPTARREIWNILQRLKSRSTTLILTTHYMEEAEYLCDRILIMNQGKFIAQGSLESLLEEYQLGEIIEFSLTGNKKEFSLKKISGIKEFEWNQETGQGKLIVHDIVKTMPILLDKIKKEKFRLEKFECRKMTLDDLFLSMTGRRLDA; encoded by the coding sequence ATGATAGCGATTGAATTAAAAAATGTAACTAAAACTTTTAAAGACTTAACGGCAGTAAATGATCTAAGTGTCAAAATAAATCGTGGAGAATATGTAGCATTGCTCGGACCAAATGGTGCGGGCAAAACTACGTTAGTCGAAATGATTGAAGGAATCCAAATTCCAGATAAAGGAGAAATTCAAATACTCGGAAAAGTTTGGAAAAATAGTGAACAAGAACTCAAAAATAAATTAGGATTCTCTTTGCAGGAAACTCATTTTATTCCTAAACTTACTGTTGAGGAAACTGTGAAACTTTTTTCTAGTTTTTATACAAAAACTGACAGAGCTTCAGAAATTTTAGATATTACTGGATTAGGTCAAAAACGGGAAACTTATGTAGAAAACTTATCCGGCGGGCAAAGACAAAAACTAGCTCTTAGCATTGCACTGATTCATGATCCGGAAATTTTAATTCTAGACGAACCGACCACCGGACTTGACCCGACTGCAAGGCGAGAAATATGGAATATTCTCCAAAGACTCAAAAGCCGTTCAACTACTCTCATATTAACGACACACTACATGGAAGAAGCTGAATACTTATGTGATAGAATTTTGATTATGAACCAAGGAAAGTTTATTGCACAAGGAAGTTTAGAAAGTCTATTGGAAGAATACCAATTAGGGGAGATAATTGAATTTAGCCTCACTGGAAATAAAAAGGAATTCTCCTTAAAAAAAATAAGTGGGATTAAAGAGTTTGAATGGAATCAGGAAACAGGGCAGGGCAAACTGATTGTGCATGATATTGTGAAAACAATGCCTATTTTATTGGATAAAATTAAAAAGGAAAAATTCCGTTTGGAAAAATTTGAATGTAGAAAAATGACTTTGGATGATTTATTTCTTTCTATGACAGGAAGGAGGTTAGATGCTTAA
- a CDS encoding ABC transporter permease — protein sequence MLNTIYQLVTAEFKGFFRNPGIIFWALGFPLIIATILGFAFSKKQEVNRNVGILISNSDKTTIEILQKKVPDNDSYTKFTFIPMSLEEAKLAMKRGKITLYLERHLVKNTNRYKYYFDSNNSESYLTYLLLERMLGGLNNSKNQVIQLSNKGDRYIDFLIPGLLALGIMNSCLWGTAWSLMDMRSKKLLRRLISTPLRKPVFLFAHFIARSVLSGIEYLILILFSYFVFSVEVQGSILGLFVLFLCGNFAFSGIAIFASSRASNSQIANGVINAISFPMMLLSGIFFSYHNFPEWATSIIRFFPLTLLADSIRAIFIEGANIVSVGLPSLVLVCIGFIFFGIGLKIYKWD from the coding sequence ATGCTTAATACCATTTACCAATTAGTAACCGCTGAATTCAAAGGATTTTTTCGAAATCCGGGAATTATTTTTTGGGCACTTGGATTTCCTTTAATCATTGCGACAATTCTTGGATTTGCATTTTCTAAGAAACAAGAAGTAAATCGAAATGTGGGTATCTTAATTTCTAATTCTGATAAAACCACCATCGAAATTCTGCAAAAAAAAGTACCGGATAATGATAGTTATACCAAATTTACATTTATACCTATGAGTTTAGAAGAAGCAAAACTCGCAATGAAAAGAGGAAAAATTACACTCTATCTTGAAAGGCATTTAGTAAAAAATACAAATCGGTATAAATATTATTTTGATTCAAATAATAGCGAAAGTTATTTAACGTATCTTTTATTGGAAAGAATGTTAGGAGGTCTCAATAATTCGAAAAATCAAGTCATACAATTATCTAACAAAGGGGATCGATATATTGATTTTTTAATTCCTGGTCTGCTTGCATTGGGGATAATGAACTCTTGCCTTTGGGGGACCGCGTGGAGTCTAATGGATATGCGAAGTAAAAAACTGTTGCGCCGATTAATATCAACACCTCTTAGAAAGCCGGTATTTTTATTTGCTCATTTTATTGCGCGTTCCGTGCTTAGTGGAATTGAATACCTAATTCTTATTCTATTTTCCTATTTTGTATTTAGTGTGGAAGTCCAAGGAAGTATTTTAGGTCTTTTTGTTTTATTTTTATGCGGAAATTTTGCTTTTAGTGGAATAGCTATATTTGCCTCTTCTAGGGCTTCTAATTCTCAAATTGCAAACGGAGTCATTAACGCTATTTCTTTTCCGATGATGTTACTTTCTGGAATATTTTTTTCCTATCATAATTTTCCTGAATGGGCAACTTCAATCATTCGTTTTTTTCCACTCACTCTACTGGCAGATTCGATTCGGGCAATTTTTATTGAAGGCGCTAATATAGTTTCAGTCGGATTACCGTCTCTAGTTTTGGTTTGTATTGGATTTATTTTCTTTGGAATTGGATTAAAAATTTATAAATGGGACTAA